Proteins encoded in a region of the Acuticoccus sp. MNP-M23 genome:
- a CDS encoding glycosyltransferase → MSTSPSGTDARQSVAILSSAPVGGAGIAARRLADALIAHTDLDVDFLDGAALGEFLPDDVAPKISYSNRIVSDVHFSVEFPGFARGWLVEMLKGYDLVNIHWASTILSLAEIDAVTRTGQPVAFTLHDFNYVSGGCHYPGPCERMATGCHACPQIDRTLAGLDVPPRLYRIKAGIFARENVHLTAPSHYVRDRAVASGIVPEARAHVVRNPYAPLEAPLVRGADAPLRLLLIADYLSERRKNMALALDALALLSRDGAPLVVDLVGHGDSAVRKLLDATGVPYVAHGRITDHAVITEVYRGADILLTASSEDNWPNILVEAGVYGGIPVVGPGHGCAEFVEAFGFGEIAADYSAKAFAAAIARAIDARTPAAVEAAIAQIREAHDPAAIAGTFAQMFASPRAVRGV, encoded by the coding sequence ATGAGCACATCCCCGTCCGGCACCGACGCACGCCAGAGCGTTGCGATCCTGTCGAGCGCGCCCGTGGGCGGGGCCGGCATTGCCGCCCGGCGCCTCGCCGACGCGCTGATTGCCCACACCGACCTCGACGTCGACTTCCTCGATGGCGCGGCGCTTGGCGAATTCTTGCCGGACGACGTCGCCCCCAAGATCAGCTACAGCAACCGCATCGTCAGCGATGTGCACTTCTCGGTGGAGTTTCCGGGCTTTGCGCGCGGCTGGCTGGTGGAGATGCTGAAAGGGTACGACCTCGTCAACATCCACTGGGCAAGCACCATACTCAGCCTTGCCGAGATCGATGCGGTGACCCGCACCGGCCAGCCGGTTGCCTTCACCCTCCACGACTTCAACTACGTGTCCGGCGGCTGCCATTATCCGGGGCCTTGCGAGCGGATGGCGACGGGCTGCCACGCCTGCCCGCAGATCGACCGCACCCTTGCAGGGCTCGACGTGCCGCCCCGCCTCTACCGGATCAAGGCCGGGATCTTTGCGCGCGAGAATGTCCACCTGACGGCGCCGAGCCACTATGTGCGCGACAGGGCAGTGGCAAGCGGCATCGTGCCGGAGGCGCGCGCCCACGTGGTGCGCAACCCTTACGCCCCGCTTGAGGCGCCGCTGGTGCGCGGCGCGGACGCGCCTTTGCGCCTTCTCCTGATTGCCGACTATCTCAGCGAGCGGCGCAAGAACATGGCGCTGGCGCTGGACGCGCTCGCCCTCCTGTCGCGGGACGGTGCGCCTCTGGTGGTCGACCTCGTCGGCCATGGCGACAGCGCGGTGCGCAAGCTCCTGGACGCCACCGGCGTTCCCTACGTGGCGCACGGCCGGATCACCGACCATGCGGTGATCACCGAAGTCTACCGTGGTGCGGACATCCTTCTCACCGCCTCTTCGGAAGACAACTGGCCCAATATCCTTGTGGAGGCCGGCGTTTATGGCGGTATCCCCGTGGTGGGGCCCGGCCATGGCTGCGCCGAGTTCGTGGAGGCGTTCGGCTTCGGCGAGATCGCGGCGGACTACAGCGCGAAGGCGTTTGCAGCGGCGATCGCCCGCGCCATCGACGCGCGCACCCCGGCCGCCGTGGAGGCCGCCATCGCCCAAATCCGGGAGGCCCACGATCCGGCGGCGATCGCCGGGACGTTTGCGCAGATGTTCGCATCGCCGAGGGCAGTCCGCGGCGTCTGA
- a CDS encoding recombinase family protein, translating into MLVGYMRVSKADGSQSLDLQRDALLQAGAAPETIYEDQASGKLAERPGLAACLKALREGDVLLVWKLDRLGRSLAHLVEIVASLNERGIGLKILTGQGAQIDTTTPGGRLVFGIFASLAEFERELIRERTMAGLTAARARGRTGGRKFALTKAQIRLAQAAMANRDTSVSELAAELGIKPVTLYRYVGPDGSLRENGERVLNAKAPGRSTKTRLA; encoded by the coding sequence ATGCTGGTTGGCTACATGCGCGTGTCGAAGGCCGATGGCAGCCAGTCGCTCGACCTGCAGCGCGATGCCCTTTTGCAGGCCGGCGCCGCCCCCGAAACGATCTACGAGGACCAGGCCTCCGGCAAGCTCGCCGAGCGGCCCGGACTGGCGGCCTGCCTCAAGGCGCTGCGCGAAGGCGATGTGCTGCTCGTCTGGAAGCTGGACCGTCTGGGGCGCTCGCTCGCGCACCTGGTCGAGATTGTGGCCAGCCTGAACGAGCGCGGCATCGGCCTTAAAATCCTCACCGGGCAGGGCGCACAGATCGACACCACCACGCCAGGCGGACGGCTCGTGTTCGGCATCTTCGCCTCGCTTGCCGAGTTCGAGCGCGAGCTCATCCGCGAGCGCACCATGGCCGGTCTCACCGCCGCGCGTGCCCGCGGACGCACGGGTGGGCGAAAATTCGCCCTCACCAAGGCCCAGATCCGCCTCGCCCAGGCCGCGATGGCCAACCGGGACACCTCCGTCAGCGAACTTGCCGCCGAGCTCGGCATCAAACCCGTCACTCTTTATCGCTACGTCGGACCCGACGGCTCACTGCGCGAAAATGGCGAGAGGGTCCTTAACGCCAAGGCTCCGGGCCGGAGCACAAAAACGCGGTTGGCGTAG